The following proteins are co-located in the Tachysurus vachellii isolate PV-2020 chromosome 19, HZAU_Pvac_v1, whole genome shotgun sequence genome:
- the LOC132862769 gene encoding NACHT, LRR and PYD domains-containing protein 3-like isoform X1 has protein sequence MSVSGKQKNEGVFSIKSHHSMGFPMNFRDGSTDLRTRSTTETLKITCKQLDVIFKDLEHTVITLFRNELKRFKKLLSPDYPACTARELEEEEVHHSVSEGVLKITLHVLENMNHTDLANTLHSKLGLLPLHQDKLKSKLVEKCKRINEGISQHGSSALLNEIYTELYITEGWSGDVNNEHEVRQIEAASRRPATQEKPIKCNEIFKDKSIRTVLTKGVAGIGKTVSVQKFILDWAEGEVNQDVTFMFPLPFRELNLMKEKNLSLMKLLHHFFPQIKELYLIDSTAYKVLFIFDGLDECRLPLNFQKNEILCDVTESASVDVLLTNLIKGNLLPSALLWITSRPAAANQIPPECVDQVTEVRGFSDPQKEEYFRKRISDQRLANKIIRHLKSSRSLYIMCHIPVFCWISATVLERMLGEAEGGEIPKTLTQMYTHFLIFQIKHKDQKYHQKHDPDPQQTRESIMALGKLAFHQLEKGNLIFYEEDLRECGIDVREVSVYSGVCTQIFREEFGLHLGKVFSFVHLSVQEFLAALYAFLSFVLKNRNLLRDQNPGMLPLLRKQPMSAFLKCAVDKALHSENGHLDLFLRFLMGLSLESNQILLRDLLSQTGSSSHNKEEIVKYIKEKIKKNPFPEKSINLFQCLNELNDYSLEQEVQTYLNRGGNSRLSGTRLSPAQWSALVFLMLNSERELDEFDLKKYDRSEECLLKLLLVVKASKKALLFGCHLTQESCRVLSSVLSSNSSSLRELDLSNNNLQDSGVKLLSAGLESPHCTLEILSLCECNLTEESCRVLSSVLRSNSSRLTELDLSVNNLQDSGVKLLSDGLEDPHCTLEILRLYQCNIKGEGCAALASALKTNSSSHLRELNVSRNIPGESGVKLLTDLLKDPLCKLETLEIET, from the exons ATGAGTGTTTctggaaaacagaaaaatgaggg TGTTTTTTCCATCAAAAGTCACCATTCAATGGGATTTCCTATGAACTTCAGAGACGGTTCTACTGATCTGAG GACACGAAGCACAACTGAGACTTTAAAAATCACCTGCAAGCAGCTGGATGTAATATTcaag GATCTTGAGCACACAGTCATCACTCTGTTTAGGAATgaattaaaaaggtttaagaaGCTTCTGAGTCcagattacccagcatgcactgcgagggagctggaggaagaggaggttcatcacagtgtcagtgaaggagtGCTGAAGATCACACTGCACGTCCTGGAGAACATGAACCACACAGATCTGGCTAACACACTGCACAGCA AGTTAGGGCTGCTGCCTCTGCATCAGGACAAACTCAAATCCAAACTTGTGGAGAAAtgtaaaagaattaatgaaggaatctcacagcatggaagctcagcacttctgaatgagatctacactgagctctacatcacagagggttggagtggagacgtcaataatgaacatgaggtgagacagattgaggcagcgtccaggagaccagcaacacaggagaaacccatcaaatgtaatgagatctttaaagacaagtccatcagaactgtgctgactaaaggagttgctggaattggaaaaacagtctctgtgcagaagttcatcctggactgggctgaaggagaagtaaatcaggacgtcaccttcatgtttccacttccctttagagagctgaatctgatgaaggagaaaaatctcagtctgatgaaacttcttcatcactttttcccACAAATTAAAGAATTATACTTAATAGACTCCACTGCTTATAAAGTCTTGTTCATCTTTGATGGTCTGGATGAGTGTCGACTTCCTCTAAATTTCCAGAAGAATGAGatattgtgtgatgtgacagagtcggcctcagtggatgtgctgctgacgaacctcatcaaggggaatctgcttccTTCTGCTCTCCTCTGGATAACCTCTCGACcagcagcagccaatcagatccctcctgagtgtgtagaccaggtaacagaggtacgaggcttcagtgatcctcagaaagaggagtacttcaggaagaggatcagtgatcagagaCTGGCCAATAAAATCATCAGACACCTGAAGTCttcaagaagcctctacatcatgtgccacatcccagtcttctgctggatctcagccactgttctagagagaatgttgggtgaagcagagggtggagagatccccaagactctgactcaaatgtacacacacttcctgatctttcagatcaaacacaaggaccaaaagtaccatcagaaacatgaccctgatcctcagcagaccagagagagtatcatggcactgggaaaactggctttccaccagctggagaaaggaaacctgatcttctatgaggaagacctgagagagtgtggcattgatgtcagagaagtgtcagtgtactcaggagtgtgtacccagatcttcagagaggagtttgggcttcacctggggaaggtgttcagcttcgtacatctgagtgttcaggagtttctggctgctttatatgcatttctctcatttgtcttgaaaaacagaaatcttcTAAGGGATCAAAACCCGGGAATGTTACCTCTCTTAAGAAAGCAACCTATGTCTGCGTTCCTGAAGTGCGCAGTGGACAAGGCCTTACACAGTGAGAATGGACATCTAGACCTGTTCCTCCGCTTCCTTAtgggtctctcactggagtCCAATCAGATTCTCTTACGAGACCTCCTGTCCCAGACAGGAAGTAGCTCTCACAACAAAGAGGAAATAGTCAAGTACATCaaggaaaagataaaaaagaatcCCTttccagagaaatccatcaatctgtttcagtgtctgaatgaactgaatgattATTCTCTAGAGCAAGAAGTCCAAACGTACCTGAACAGAGGAGGTAACAGTCGTCTCAGTGGAACCAGACTTTCTCCTGCTCAGTGGTCAGCTCTGGTGTTTCTCATGCTCAACTCAGAACGTGAGCTGGACGAGTTTGATTTAAAGAAATATGATCGCTCTGAGGAATGTCTTCTGAAACTGCTGTTGGTGGTAAAAGCATCTAAAAAAGCCTT GTTGTTTGGGTGTCATCTAACacaggaaagctgtagagttctgtcctcagtcctcagctcaaactcctccagtctgagggAACTGGACCTGAGTAACAACAacctgcaggattcaggagtgaagctgctctctgctGGACTGGAGAGTCCACACTGTAcgctggagatactgag tctgtgtgagtgtaatctgacggaggaaagctgtagagttctgtcctcggTCCTCAGATCAAACTCCTCCAGACTGAcagaactggacctgagtgtCAATAacctgcaggattcaggagtgaagctgctctctgatggactggaGGATCctcactgtacactggagatactgag GTTATATCAGTGCAATATTAAAGGTGAAGGTTGTGCAGCTCTGGCCTCAGCTCTGAAaacaaactcctcatcacacctgagagaactgaatgTGAGCAGAAATATTCCAGGAGagtcaggagtgaagctgctcactgatctactgaaggatccacTCTGTAAGCTGGAGACACTAGA GATTGAGACATAA
- the LOC132862769 gene encoding NACHT, LRR and PYD domains-containing protein 3-like isoform X2, with protein MSVSGKQKNEGTRSTTETLKITCKQLDVIFKDLEHTVITLFRNELKRFKKLLSPDYPACTARELEEEEVHHSVSEGVLKITLHVLENMNHTDLANTLHSKLGLLPLHQDKLKSKLVEKCKRINEGISQHGSSALLNEIYTELYITEGWSGDVNNEHEVRQIEAASRRPATQEKPIKCNEIFKDKSIRTVLTKGVAGIGKTVSVQKFILDWAEGEVNQDVTFMFPLPFRELNLMKEKNLSLMKLLHHFFPQIKELYLIDSTAYKVLFIFDGLDECRLPLNFQKNEILCDVTESASVDVLLTNLIKGNLLPSALLWITSRPAAANQIPPECVDQVTEVRGFSDPQKEEYFRKRISDQRLANKIIRHLKSSRSLYIMCHIPVFCWISATVLERMLGEAEGGEIPKTLTQMYTHFLIFQIKHKDQKYHQKHDPDPQQTRESIMALGKLAFHQLEKGNLIFYEEDLRECGIDVREVSVYSGVCTQIFREEFGLHLGKVFSFVHLSVQEFLAALYAFLSFVLKNRNLLRDQNPGMLPLLRKQPMSAFLKCAVDKALHSENGHLDLFLRFLMGLSLESNQILLRDLLSQTGSSSHNKEEIVKYIKEKIKKNPFPEKSINLFQCLNELNDYSLEQEVQTYLNRGGNSRLSGTRLSPAQWSALVFLMLNSERELDEFDLKKYDRSEECLLKLLLVVKASKKALLFGCHLTQESCRVLSSVLSSNSSSLRELDLSNNNLQDSGVKLLSAGLESPHCTLEILSLCECNLTEESCRVLSSVLRSNSSRLTELDLSVNNLQDSGVKLLSDGLEDPHCTLEILRLYQCNIKGEGCAALASALKTNSSSHLRELNVSRNIPGESGVKLLTDLLKDPLCKLETLEIET; from the exons ATGAGTGTTTctggaaaacagaaaaatgaggg GACACGAAGCACAACTGAGACTTTAAAAATCACCTGCAAGCAGCTGGATGTAATATTcaag GATCTTGAGCACACAGTCATCACTCTGTTTAGGAATgaattaaaaaggtttaagaaGCTTCTGAGTCcagattacccagcatgcactgcgagggagctggaggaagaggaggttcatcacagtgtcagtgaaggagtGCTGAAGATCACACTGCACGTCCTGGAGAACATGAACCACACAGATCTGGCTAACACACTGCACAGCA AGTTAGGGCTGCTGCCTCTGCATCAGGACAAACTCAAATCCAAACTTGTGGAGAAAtgtaaaagaattaatgaaggaatctcacagcatggaagctcagcacttctgaatgagatctacactgagctctacatcacagagggttggagtggagacgtcaataatgaacatgaggtgagacagattgaggcagcgtccaggagaccagcaacacaggagaaacccatcaaatgtaatgagatctttaaagacaagtccatcagaactgtgctgactaaaggagttgctggaattggaaaaacagtctctgtgcagaagttcatcctggactgggctgaaggagaagtaaatcaggacgtcaccttcatgtttccacttccctttagagagctgaatctgatgaaggagaaaaatctcagtctgatgaaacttcttcatcactttttcccACAAATTAAAGAATTATACTTAATAGACTCCACTGCTTATAAAGTCTTGTTCATCTTTGATGGTCTGGATGAGTGTCGACTTCCTCTAAATTTCCAGAAGAATGAGatattgtgtgatgtgacagagtcggcctcagtggatgtgctgctgacgaacctcatcaaggggaatctgcttccTTCTGCTCTCCTCTGGATAACCTCTCGACcagcagcagccaatcagatccctcctgagtgtgtagaccaggtaacagaggtacgaggcttcagtgatcctcagaaagaggagtacttcaggaagaggatcagtgatcagagaCTGGCCAATAAAATCATCAGACACCTGAAGTCttcaagaagcctctacatcatgtgccacatcccagtcttctgctggatctcagccactgttctagagagaatgttgggtgaagcagagggtggagagatccccaagactctgactcaaatgtacacacacttcctgatctttcagatcaaacacaaggaccaaaagtaccatcagaaacatgaccctgatcctcagcagaccagagagagtatcatggcactgggaaaactggctttccaccagctggagaaaggaaacctgatcttctatgaggaagacctgagagagtgtggcattgatgtcagagaagtgtcagtgtactcaggagtgtgtacccagatcttcagagaggagtttgggcttcacctggggaaggtgttcagcttcgtacatctgagtgttcaggagtttctggctgctttatatgcatttctctcatttgtcttgaaaaacagaaatcttcTAAGGGATCAAAACCCGGGAATGTTACCTCTCTTAAGAAAGCAACCTATGTCTGCGTTCCTGAAGTGCGCAGTGGACAAGGCCTTACACAGTGAGAATGGACATCTAGACCTGTTCCTCCGCTTCCTTAtgggtctctcactggagtCCAATCAGATTCTCTTACGAGACCTCCTGTCCCAGACAGGAAGTAGCTCTCACAACAAAGAGGAAATAGTCAAGTACATCaaggaaaagataaaaaagaatcCCTttccagagaaatccatcaatctgtttcagtgtctgaatgaactgaatgattATTCTCTAGAGCAAGAAGTCCAAACGTACCTGAACAGAGGAGGTAACAGTCGTCTCAGTGGAACCAGACTTTCTCCTGCTCAGTGGTCAGCTCTGGTGTTTCTCATGCTCAACTCAGAACGTGAGCTGGACGAGTTTGATTTAAAGAAATATGATCGCTCTGAGGAATGTCTTCTGAAACTGCTGTTGGTGGTAAAAGCATCTAAAAAAGCCTT GTTGTTTGGGTGTCATCTAACacaggaaagctgtagagttctgtcctcagtcctcagctcaaactcctccagtctgagggAACTGGACCTGAGTAACAACAacctgcaggattcaggagtgaagctgctctctgctGGACTGGAGAGTCCACACTGTAcgctggagatactgag tctgtgtgagtgtaatctgacggaggaaagctgtagagttctgtcctcggTCCTCAGATCAAACTCCTCCAGACTGAcagaactggacctgagtgtCAATAacctgcaggattcaggagtgaagctgctctctgatggactggaGGATCctcactgtacactggagatactgag GTTATATCAGTGCAATATTAAAGGTGAAGGTTGTGCAGCTCTGGCCTCAGCTCTGAAaacaaactcctcatcacacctgagagaactgaatgTGAGCAGAAATATTCCAGGAGagtcaggagtgaagctgctcactgatctactgaaggatccacTCTGTAAGCTGGAGACACTAGA GATTGAGACATAA